In Brassica rapa cultivar Chiifu-401-42 chromosome A06, CAAS_Brap_v3.01, whole genome shotgun sequence, a single window of DNA contains:
- the LOC103872557 gene encoding histone-lysine N-methyltransferase, H3 lysine-9 specific SUVH7 produces the protein MDESTPIEATPFSYLIPSFADDDNHQMENIPSPTYQVVTPLQTVDDETSYTTPPPIPQASPLQPANEENYNTPTPYQPLLLATPLSFVSPSDESNTAAVDPNMGPIKRGRGRPKGSKNSKPSKKKMETSHLNNEVVVSGHNDETHNTSFSPHPPLVATDLQAIVPYDDSNHDSLADDDAAPSSDPLKRGRGRPKGSKSAKTPVKKLKPHNPDEKMVIFCPSFDSMITEEEKENGNEELVDSVRMRFNAVCRRLGHVSCEKAVVTTAFSRFTNLGVRTNKKKRIGPVPGVQPGYIFYFWGEMCLVGLHTQMPAGIDYLLAKDGEAEGLTTSVVTSVGHYNDKTDELHTLVYTGQGGTCKDGKPRNQDLTRGNLALVTSQKRGNEVRVIRGVEDPGDKKGKVYIYDGLYVVTHYWIEKGTTGFDEFKFNLVRKQDQLSGFATWKLAEELMKCGSSNRSRKGFVFEDIALGLEALPVPIVNEIDENDKEWPLDFDYRASSESLSIMIVPNHQSTGCNNTCQGGQSCGDPMCLCIQRNGGELPYDNRILLYRKPMIYECGDSCSCPADCKNRLSQSGLKLRLEVFKTESCGWGLRSWEPIRAGTFICKLVGTAKGRDEIEEDDEYVFDTSRVYKRFRWNYEPELVGEDCWDEVSEVYKLRSEILVSARAFGNVSRFMNHSCLANVMWQPVEFEKNGQPLVRIAFFAKRHIPPLTELRYDYGMSYDTGEVDEGGSRVFTGKRACLCGSENCHGSFE, from the coding sequence ATGGATGAGTCTACTCCAATCGAAGCTACACCGTTCAGCTATCTAATTCCAAGCTTTGCTGACGATGATAACCATCAGATGGAGAACATCCCATCACCAACTTATCAAGTGGTTACACCACTTCAAACCGTTGATGACGAGACCTCTTACACAACACCACCTCCCATTCCTCAAGCCTCACCGCTTCAGCCTGCTAATGAGGAAAACTACAACACACCAACACCCTATCAACCTCTATTACTGGCCACACCACTCAGCTTCGTTTCACCATCTGATGAATCCAACACTGCTGCTGTCGATCCCAACATGGGTCCTATCAAAAGAGGACGAGGCCGACCAAAAGGTTCAAAGAATTCAAAGCCGTccaagaagaagatggaaacCTCTCATCTCAACAATGAAGTGGTTGTATCTGGTCACAATGATGAAACTCACAACACATCATTCTCCCCTCATCCTCCTCTAGTGGCCACAGATCTTCAAGCTATTGTACCATACGATGACTCCAACCACGACTCTTTGGCTGATGATGATGCTGCTCCGAGTAGCGATCCTCTTAAAAGAGGACGGGGCCGACCAAAGGGTTCGAAGAGTGCCAAGACGCCTGTGAAGAAGCTGAAACCCCATAATCCCGACGAGAAAATGGTAATATTTTGTCCGAGTTTTGACTCGATGATAAccgaagaggagaaagaaaatGGGAATGAAGAGCTGGTGGACTCCGTTCGGATGCGATTCAACGCCGTTTGTCGTCGCTTAGGCCATGTAAGCTGCGAGAAAGCTGTGGTCACAACTGCCTTCAGTAGGTTTACCAATCTGGGTGTCAGGActaacaagaagaagagaatcgGTCCGGTTCCGGGGGTACAACCAGGATATATATTCTACTTCTGGGGAGAGATGTGTTTGGTTGGACTTCACACTCAGATGCCTGCTGGTATCGACTATCTACTAGCGAAAGATGGTGAAGCAGAAGGCTTAACAACAAGTGTCGTTACATCAGTAGGACACTACAACGACAAAACGGACGAGCTTCATACTTTGGTATACACCGGGCAAGGAGGAACGTGTAAGGATGGTAAACCTAGAAATCAAGACCTTACAAGAGGAAACCTAGCGTTGGTCACAAGTCAGAAAAGAGGAAATGAAGTTAGAGTGATTAGAGGTGTAGAGGATCCGGGTGATAAAAAAGGGAAAGTATATATCTACGATGGTCTCTATGTGGTAACCCATTATTGGATAGAGAAAGGGACCACCGGCTTTGATGAATTCAAGTTTAATCTCGTGAGAAAACAAGACCAGCTTTCTGGTTTCGCCACGTGGAAGTTAGCTGAAGAATTGATGAAGTGTGGTTCGAGTAATCGGTCCAGGAAGGGTTTTGTGTTTGAAGATATTGCTCTTGGATTGGAGGCGTTACCAGTTCCGATCGTGAACGAGATCGATGAGAACGACAAGGAGTGGCCTCTAGACTTCGACTACAGAGCCTCTTCAGAAAGTTTGAGTATAATGATCGTTCCGAACCATCAATCTACTGGATGCAACAACACTTGTCAAGGTGGTCAGTCATGTGGAGATCCGATGTGTCTTTGTATTCAAAGAAACGGAGGCGAGTTACCGTATGATAACCGCATTTTACTATATCGTAAACCGATGATTTACGAATGCGGCGATTCCTGTTCTTGCCCCGCGGACTGCAAGAACAGGCTATCTCAAAGCGGTTTGAAACTCCGGTTGGAAGTGTTCAAGACGGAGAGCTGCGGTTGGGGGTTACGTTCGTGGGAGCCCATACGAGCCGGGACTTTTATCTGCAAGTTGGTTGGCACAGCTAAGGGAAGAGATGAgattgaagaagacgacgagTACGTCTTCGACACCTCTCGAGTTTACAAACGGTTTAGGTGGAACTACGAACCGGAACTTGTGGGTGAAGACTGTTGGGACGAAGTCTCTGAAGTTTATAAACTTCGGTCGGAAATATTGGTCAGTGCCAGAGCGTTTGGTAACGTTAGTCGGTTCATGAACCATAGCTGCTTGGCTAACGTTATGTGGCAGCCTGTTGAGTTTGAAAAGAATGGCCAACCTTTGGTTCGTATTGCCTTTTTTGCAAAGAGACATATACCTCCGTTGACAGAGTTGAGATACGATTATGGAATGTCTTATGATACTGGAGAGGTTGATGAAGGTGGAAGCAGGGTTTTTACAGGTAAAAGGGCTTGCTTGTGTGGTTCGGAAAATTGTCATGGTTCTTTTGAGTGA